In Asanoa sp. WMMD1127, one genomic interval encodes:
- a CDS encoding TetR/AcrR family transcriptional regulator: MTQPTSRARNAASTRQAILDAAVTAFTRHGYDGVGVRDIAAAAGVTAMLVNRYFGSKEGLFVEVVDVSFTPPTMVPADPAAPGDLALETARSLVARTDPAADHLSPFELMLKSAANPRAAEIIRAGIAKHVGARLTAALAGPDASQRADLGLALLAGTWLMRTVIGTPALRDADPDVLTDRLARVLAAIVEEEDRSNGT, encoded by the coding sequence ATGACGCAGCCCACTTCCCGAGCTCGAAACGCTGCCTCCACGCGTCAGGCGATCCTCGACGCGGCGGTGACGGCGTTCACCCGGCACGGGTACGACGGTGTCGGCGTGCGCGACATCGCGGCGGCGGCCGGGGTGACGGCGATGCTGGTCAATCGCTATTTCGGCTCGAAGGAAGGGCTCTTCGTCGAGGTTGTCGACGTGTCGTTCACCCCGCCGACGATGGTCCCGGCCGACCCCGCCGCTCCCGGCGACCTGGCGCTCGAGACGGCGCGGTCGCTGGTCGCGAGGACGGATCCGGCGGCCGATCATCTGAGTCCGTTCGAGCTGATGCTCAAGTCCGCCGCCAACCCCAGAGCCGCCGAGATCATCCGCGCGGGCATCGCGAAGCACGTGGGTGCCCGTCTCACCGCCGCGCTCGCCGGTCCGGACGCGTCGCAGCGGGCGGATCTCGGCCTGGCGCTGCTGGCGGGGACGTGGCTGATGCGCACCGTCATCGGTACACCGGCCCTGCGGGACGCCGACCCCGACGTGTTGACGGACCGGCTCGCGCGCGTGCTCGCCGCCATCGTCGAGGAGGAGGACCGATCGAATGGAACGTGA
- a CDS encoding helix-turn-helix domain-containing protein, with product MLSSGTPPDWASVEVAIPTARLPGVSMAGFRQRVPAAVHIGMVAHPSVTVLVDLSAGLVCESHGRRSHGSVVAGLLTPDLRVGGQGAGACLQIRLAPAAAAAVLGGAAALSGQLVDFGDVFGRGAELFEHRLRAAPSWEARFAIVTEVVGRRMADRAVVDPEVAHAWRLTLASRGRRRVEGLADEVGWSRKRLWARFRSQVGISPKRAAQLVRFDHAAHLLAGSHSPATVAAAAGYVDQPHLNREARSICGLTPTAVASAPWLAIDDVAWPAVTVVRP from the coding sequence GTGCTGTCCAGCGGGACGCCACCTGACTGGGCCTCCGTCGAGGTCGCGATCCCGACCGCGCGGTTGCCCGGCGTCAGCATGGCCGGCTTCCGCCAGCGCGTGCCCGCTGCCGTCCACATCGGAATGGTCGCGCATCCGTCGGTCACGGTGCTCGTCGACCTCTCGGCCGGGTTGGTCTGCGAGTCGCATGGGCGTCGGTCACACGGCAGCGTCGTGGCCGGGCTCCTGACGCCGGACCTCCGCGTCGGCGGCCAGGGCGCCGGCGCCTGCCTGCAGATCCGGTTGGCGCCTGCCGCCGCGGCCGCGGTGCTCGGCGGGGCGGCCGCGCTCAGCGGTCAGCTGGTGGACTTCGGCGATGTCTTCGGGCGTGGCGCCGAGCTGTTCGAGCACCGGCTCCGGGCGGCGCCGTCGTGGGAGGCCCGCTTCGCGATCGTGACCGAGGTCGTTGGCCGTCGCATGGCCGATCGTGCCGTCGTGGACCCGGAAGTGGCGCACGCCTGGCGGCTGACACTCGCGAGCCGCGGCCGCCGGCGGGTGGAGGGCCTGGCGGACGAGGTGGGCTGGAGCCGCAAGCGGCTGTGGGCCAGGTTTCGGTCGCAGGTCGGCATCAGCCCGAAGCGGGCGGCCCAGTTGGTGCGCTTCGACCACGCGGCGCATCTGCTGGCCGGGAGCCACAGCCCGGCCACGGTCGCGGCGGCGGCCGGATACGTCGACCAGCCACACCTGAACCGAGAGGCCAGATCCATCTGCGGTCTCACCCCGACAGCCGTGGCAAGCGCTCCCTGGCTGGCCATCGACGACGTCGCCTGGCCAGCGGTCACGGTCGTCCGCCCGTAG
- a CDS encoding SDR family NAD(P)-dependent oxidoreductase: MTAHGGRVRAVALDVTDPDAARAAVQAAVDAFGGLDVVVNNAGYADVASIEDMPDDDFRAQIDANFFGTVNVTRAALPVLRAHGGGHIVQISSVGGRVGGPGLGAYQAAKWAVTGFSEVLAKEVAPLGIRVTVAEPGGMRTDWAGSSMRTLPITEPYQAVIGATVTRQRAACGQRQPAR; this comes from the coding sequence GTGACCGCGCACGGCGGGCGCGTCCGGGCCGTCGCCTTGGACGTGACCGACCCGGACGCGGCCCGGGCCGCGGTCCAGGCCGCGGTCGACGCCTTCGGCGGCCTGGACGTCGTGGTCAACAACGCCGGATACGCCGACGTCGCCTCGATCGAGGACATGCCCGACGACGACTTCCGTGCCCAGATCGACGCGAACTTCTTCGGAACCGTCAACGTCACCCGCGCCGCCCTGCCCGTGCTCCGCGCGCACGGCGGCGGACACATCGTGCAGATCTCGTCGGTGGGCGGACGTGTCGGCGGCCCGGGCCTGGGTGCCTACCAGGCGGCGAAGTGGGCCGTCACCGGCTTCTCCGAGGTCCTCGCCAAAGAGGTCGCTCCGCTGGGCATCAGAGTCACCGTCGCCGAACCCGGCGGCATGCGCACCGACTGGGCCGGATCGTCGATGCGAACGCTGCCCATCACCGAGCCCTATCAGGCCGTTATCGGAGCGACCGTGACCCGCCAGCGTGCGGCGTGCGGCCAACGGCAACCAGCCCGGTGA
- a CDS encoding alpha/beta hydrolase, with protein MPLVVHDGPRDAPPLLLLHGSGFSGASFDAVVPELAAHHHVIRVDRVGGDVPTAAAEAAAVLDGLGLRGVPVAGHSSGGYVATALAEQRPELVRSLALVSTGPSLDTLLPQPWLLRALLAPPIGPILWPLRSDAMIRRGISVTCARPVSIPSSLVSTVRGVPYRAMRTVLRRNGDYITARSVPDRLRALSAPVLVVFGAADPRWDPAVSAARYESVPTARVERLPGVGHIPMLEAPEATAALLLEWSGAVQRDAT; from the coding sequence ATGCCGCTTGTGGTTCACGACGGTCCGCGCGACGCGCCGCCGCTGCTGTTGCTCCATGGATCCGGTTTCTCCGGGGCCTCCTTCGATGCGGTGGTGCCGGAGCTGGCCGCCCACCACCACGTCATCCGGGTCGACCGGGTGGGTGGCGACGTGCCCACCGCCGCGGCCGAGGCCGCCGCCGTGCTCGACGGTCTGGGCCTGCGCGGGGTGCCGGTGGCCGGCCACTCCAGCGGCGGGTACGTCGCGACCGCGCTGGCCGAGCAACGGCCGGAGCTGGTGCGTTCGCTGGCGTTGGTCAGCACGGGGCCGAGCCTCGACACCCTGCTGCCGCAACCCTGGCTGTTGCGGGCGCTGTTGGCCCCGCCGATCGGCCCGATCCTCTGGCCGCTGCGGTCGGACGCGATGATCCGCAGAGGGATCAGCGTGACGTGCGCCCGCCCGGTGTCGATACCGTCCTCGCTGGTGAGCACCGTGCGTGGGGTGCCGTACCGGGCGATGCGGACGGTGCTGCGCCGCAACGGCGACTACATCACCGCGCGGAGCGTGCCCGACCGCCTGCGTGCCCTGTCCGCCCCGGTGCTCGTGGTCTTCGGCGCCGCGGATCCGCGGTGGGATCCCGCCGTTTCCGCCGCCCGCTACGAGTCGGTCCCGACCGCCCGCGTCGAGCGGCTGCCGGGTGTGGGTCACATCCCGATGCTCGAAGCGCCCGAGGCGACCGCGGCGCTGCTCCTAGAATGGTCGGGTGCTGTCCAGCGGGACGCCACCTGA
- a CDS encoding SDR family oxidoreductase has product MDLQVKGRRALVTGSTSGLGEATARLLAKEGAEVVIHGRDPGRARKIADSIIKDGGSASIAVGDLATDAGADRVAQEALAGGLVDILVNNAGAYEHLNWADATPEIWVQTYEVNVISGVRMIQRLVPAMRERGWGRVVTIGGGLASQPFGSHPHYNASLAARHNLAVSLARDLAGTGVTSNVVSPGAILVPAVQDFLVKLSPGRGWGDTWEEIELNSVREIVPNDRDRYGRAEEIAGAVAYLCGHHADYISGATVRVDGGSVKSAF; this is encoded by the coding sequence ATGGATCTGCAGGTCAAGGGGCGCCGCGCGCTCGTCACCGGGTCGACGTCAGGCCTCGGCGAGGCGACGGCGCGCCTGCTGGCCAAGGAGGGCGCCGAGGTCGTCATCCACGGCCGCGACCCAGGACGGGCACGCAAGATCGCCGACTCGATCATCAAGGACGGCGGATCGGCGTCGATCGCCGTCGGCGACCTGGCCACCGACGCCGGCGCCGACCGTGTCGCGCAGGAGGCGTTGGCCGGCGGCCTCGTCGACATCCTGGTCAACAACGCCGGCGCGTACGAACACCTCAACTGGGCCGACGCGACGCCCGAGATCTGGGTCCAGACCTACGAGGTCAACGTCATCTCGGGTGTACGAATGATCCAACGCCTCGTGCCGGCGATGCGGGAGCGGGGCTGGGGCCGCGTCGTCACCATCGGTGGCGGACTTGCCTCGCAACCGTTCGGCAGTCACCCGCATTACAACGCTTCGCTCGCCGCCCGGCACAACCTGGCGGTCTCACTGGCCCGCGACCTCGCCGGCACCGGCGTCACGTCCAACGTGGTCTCGCCCGGCGCGATCCTGGTCCCCGCGGTCCAGGACTTCCTGGTCAAGCTCTCACCCGGACGCGGCTGGGGCGACACGTGGGAAGAGATCGAGCTCAACTCGGTCCGCGAGATCGTGCCCAACGACCGCGACCGGTATGGCCGGGCCGAAGAGATCGCCGGAGCGGTCGCCTACCTGTGCGGCCACCACGCGGACTACATCAGCGGCGCCACGGTCCGCGTCGACGGCGGCTCGGTCAAGAGCGCGTTCTGA
- the nrfD gene encoding NrfD/PsrC family molybdoenzyme membrane anchor subunit: MVPPADFQSYYGRPVVKPPVWTHDISAYLFTGGLAAGAALVAAGADLTGRPALRATGRVTALAAVGASGYLLVKDLGRPARFLNMLRVAKPTSPMSMGTWILSAFGAAAGVAAVAEAAPWMPRDGVVGLAARALPAAGRVGGLAAAATAPALATYTAVLLADTATPSWHEAYPRLPFVFAGSALASGGAAGLIGAPVHEAGPARTLAVAGAALELTATHGVEHRMGLLSEPYRTGKAGRYLRAARLLTATGAVGALLGARSRVASALAGVALLAGSAATRFGVFEAGKASAVDPKYTVVPQRERLAARGDAPA, from the coding sequence ATGGTGCCGCCCGCCGACTTCCAGTCCTACTACGGCCGGCCCGTGGTCAAGCCGCCCGTCTGGACCCACGACATTTCCGCCTACCTCTTCACCGGCGGCCTGGCCGCCGGCGCTGCCCTGGTCGCCGCCGGCGCCGACCTCACCGGGCGGCCCGCGCTGCGCGCCACCGGCCGGGTCACCGCCCTGGCCGCCGTGGGGGCCAGCGGCTACCTCCTCGTGAAGGACCTCGGGCGGCCGGCGCGCTTCCTCAACATGCTCCGCGTCGCCAAGCCGACCTCGCCGATGTCGATGGGCACCTGGATCCTCAGCGCGTTCGGCGCGGCCGCGGGGGTGGCGGCGGTCGCCGAGGCCGCGCCCTGGATGCCCCGCGACGGCGTGGTCGGGCTGGCCGCCCGCGCCCTGCCGGCCGCGGGCCGGGTCGGCGGGCTGGCCGCCGCGGCCACCGCGCCCGCCCTGGCCACCTACACCGCCGTGCTGCTCGCCGACACCGCGACACCGTCCTGGCACGAGGCGTACCCGCGGCTGCCCTTCGTCTTCGCCGGCAGCGCGCTGGCCAGCGGCGGCGCCGCCGGGCTGATCGGCGCGCCGGTCCACGAGGCCGGCCCGGCCCGGACCCTCGCGGTCGCCGGCGCCGCCCTCGAGCTGACCGCCACGCACGGCGTCGAGCACCGGATGGGTCTGCTCAGCGAGCCCTACCGCACCGGCAAGGCCGGCCGTTACCTGCGCGCGGCCCGGCTGCTGACCGCGACCGGCGCCGTCGGGGCCTTGCTCGGCGCGCGCAGCCGGGTCGCCTCGGCCCTGGCCGGCGTGGCGCTGCTGGCCGGCTCGGCGGCCACCCGGTTCGGCGTTTTCGAGGCCGGCAAGGCGTCGGCGGTCGACCCGAAATACACGGTGGTGCCCCAGCGCGAACGCCTCGCGGCCCGCGGAGACGCGCCAGCCTGA
- a CDS encoding phosphatase PAP2 family protein produces MNPRLSNASRPLALAVAAAVAFGLAWLLFVRTAPGQWLDGELLPPMRWGGRYMQGTTLLGPAELVLKRFGNPLLLGLVVVATAVVGLLRRRAWSAVAAAAVFVCSVGAAGLIKEMLERPELGVETSTTHNSFPSGHVAGAAALLMGFLLVAPPRLRWWIAVPGTTGVSVIGAATMILGWHRFSDVVGSLLLVATVFCLAAAALTRAPDRTPAAHDEENDAVTGTLLQAIALTLLIMLVLALAPDAGIRLMLATAAVGVLTLLVVTGSVWLLNPPSPPDDEVATTRSAAASAGSPTGGRP; encoded by the coding sequence GTGAACCCGCGACTGTCCAACGCCAGCCGGCCGCTCGCCCTCGCCGTCGCCGCCGCGGTCGCCTTCGGGCTGGCCTGGTTGCTGTTCGTGCGCACCGCTCCGGGGCAATGGCTCGACGGGGAGCTGTTGCCGCCGATGCGCTGGGGCGGGCGCTACATGCAGGGCACGACCCTGCTCGGCCCGGCCGAACTGGTGCTCAAGCGGTTCGGCAACCCGCTGCTCCTCGGCCTGGTCGTCGTGGCGACGGCGGTGGTCGGCCTGCTGCGTCGGCGCGCCTGGTCCGCCGTCGCCGCGGCCGCGGTGTTCGTCTGCTCCGTCGGCGCCGCCGGCTTGATCAAGGAGATGCTGGAGCGACCGGAGCTGGGCGTCGAGACGTCCACCACGCACAACAGCTTCCCCAGCGGTCACGTCGCCGGTGCGGCGGCGCTGCTGATGGGCTTCCTGCTGGTCGCCCCGCCGCGGTTGCGCTGGTGGATCGCGGTGCCCGGCACCACGGGGGTGTCGGTCATCGGGGCCGCGACGATGATCCTGGGTTGGCACCGCTTCAGCGACGTGGTCGGCAGCCTGCTCCTGGTCGCCACGGTCTTCTGCCTGGCGGCGGCCGCGCTGACCCGGGCACCGGACCGCACGCCGGCCGCGCACGACGAGGAGAACGACGCGGTCACCGGCACCCTCCTCCAGGCGATCGCCCTGACCTTGCTGATCATGCTGGTCCTCGCCTTGGCCCCGGACGCCGGGATCCGTCTCATGCTGGCGACAGCGGCCGTGGGCGTCCTGACCCTGCTGGTCGTCACCGGCAGCGTCTGGCTGCTCAACCCCCCGTCCCCACCGGACGACGAAGTGGCCACCACTCGGTCAGCCGCCGCCTCGGCCGGAAGCCCTACGGGCGGACGACCGTGA
- a CDS encoding aldo/keto reductase: MERESARVALGRSGLSVTPIGLGLMGMSQFYGPADDDSSVATIRAAIDLGVELFDTSDFYGASSATLGAPVAGFGHNERLLGRALAGRRDRVVIATKFSARPTPQGGSVFDGRPEYVKAACDASLRRLGTDRIDLYYYHRLDPAVPIEDTVGAMGELVAAGKVGALGLSEVDPEILGRAHAVHPIAALQSEYSLWERGVEEAVLPHCRRLGITLVPYSPLGRGMLTGRFGRGSTFDQDDFRSTLPRFQGQDFATNLRLVDQLRAFSAARGLTPGQAALAWLLAQPYPVVPIPGAKRTTHVRENVAAADTSLCAADVACLARVFDREAVKGGRYGPRHQRPDLTG; encoded by the coding sequence ATGGAACGTGAGAGCGCACGGGTGGCCCTGGGCCGGTCCGGGTTGTCGGTGACGCCGATCGGGCTGGGCCTGATGGGCATGTCGCAGTTCTACGGACCCGCGGACGACGACTCGTCTGTCGCCACCATCCGGGCCGCGATCGACCTCGGGGTGGAGCTTTTCGACACGTCGGATTTCTACGGCGCGAGCAGCGCGACCCTGGGCGCGCCAGTCGCCGGGTTCGGACACAACGAGCGCCTGCTCGGCCGAGCACTGGCCGGGCGGCGCGACCGGGTGGTGATCGCGACGAAGTTCTCGGCGCGGCCGACGCCGCAGGGCGGCAGCGTCTTCGACGGGCGTCCGGAGTACGTCAAGGCGGCCTGCGACGCGAGCCTCCGCCGCCTCGGCACGGACCGCATCGACCTCTACTACTACCACCGGTTGGACCCCGCTGTGCCGATCGAGGACACCGTCGGGGCCATGGGCGAACTCGTCGCGGCGGGCAAGGTCGGGGCCCTGGGTCTGAGCGAGGTCGACCCGGAGATCCTGGGGCGGGCGCACGCGGTGCATCCGATCGCCGCCCTGCAGAGCGAGTATTCGCTGTGGGAGCGCGGCGTGGAGGAGGCCGTGTTGCCGCACTGCCGTCGGCTTGGTATCACGCTGGTGCCCTACAGCCCGCTCGGTCGCGGAATGCTGACCGGCCGATTCGGCCGCGGGTCGACGTTCGACCAGGACGACTTCCGCTCGACCCTGCCCCGCTTTCAAGGCCAGGACTTCGCCACCAACCTGCGGCTGGTCGACCAGCTGCGGGCCTTCAGCGCTGCCCGCGGGCTCACGCCGGGACAGGCCGCGCTGGCCTGGTTGCTGGCGCAGCCGTATCCCGTCGTACCCATCCCTGGGGCCAAACGCACGACGCACGTCAGGGAGAACGTCGCGGCCGCCGACACGTCGCTTTGCGCCGCCGACGTCGCCTGCCTCGCCCGTGTCTTCGACCGCGAGGCGGTCAAAGGCGGCCGCTACGGGCCCCGCCACCAACGCCCGGATCTGACCGGGTAA
- the fdh gene encoding formate dehydrogenase, translated as MGVRTWIEGWPVYRQLTGTDPLGRGHAARSARTDALEPRTKSADSMARSVCPYCAVGCGQRVFVEDGKVTQIEGDPDSPVSRGRLCPKGSASKSLVTSDRRIRTVLYRRPYGTDWEELDLPTAMEMIADRVVKVREETWEDKDDEGRPLNRTLGISSLGGATLDNEENYLIKKLFTAMGAIQIENQARIUHSSTVPGLGTSFGRGGATGFQQDLANADCIVIQGSNMAEAHPVGFQWVMEAKKRGATVIHVDPRFTRTSAVADEYVALRVGSDIAFLGGVINYILRNDLDFRDYVLAYTNAATIVSEDFQDTEDLGGLFSGYNEETGTYDPVSWQYQGHEEQSPDEGDTHAARETGAGLEQESHGPPIPSETQRDETLQHPRCVYQILKRHYARYTPELVEQVCGVSQDQFAKVCEAWTRNSGRERTTALVYSVGWTQHSVGVQYIRTGAIIQLLLGNMGRPGGGIMALRGHASIQGSTDIPTLFNLLPGYLPMPHFQQHQTFDQWVDAIRHPGQKGFWANARSYAVSMLKAYYGAHATADNDWGYGYLPRLTGDHGTYQQVLNMIDGKVKGYFLLGQNPAVGSAHGRAQRLGMANLDWLVVRDLYMIESATFWKDSPEIATGEIVPEECRTEVFFLPAASHVEKEGTFTQTQRMLQWREKALDPPQDCRSELWFFYHLGRLVRERLATSTLERDRAVQHLAWHYPTAGAHDEPSAEAVLKEINGYETATGTPVNNFTALKDDGSTACGCWIYSGVFADGVNQAARRKPGSEQSWVAPEWGWAWPSNRRILYNRASADPQGRPWSDKKAYVWWDADKGEWTGHDVPDFEKTKDPSYRPPHDASGVAAIAGDDAFIMQGDGKGWLYAPSGLIDGPLPTHYEPAESPLRNPLYAQQANPTRKVYDRPDNQLNPAPPEPHSEVFPYVFTTSRLTEHHTAGGMSRQLAYLSELQPAMFVEVSPDLAEERGLEHLGWAHVVTGRAAVEARVMVTARLRPLRLDGRVIHQIWLPYHWGGSGLVTGDSANDLFGITLDPNVLIQESKVGTCDIRPGRRPTGPALLDYVADYLRRAGLDASHYAPLETPGAGE; from the coding sequence GTGGGGGTCCGGACGTGGATCGAGGGGTGGCCGGTTTACCGGCAGCTCACCGGCACTGACCCGCTGGGACGCGGGCACGCCGCCCGTTCCGCGCGCACCGACGCGCTCGAGCCGCGCACCAAGAGCGCCGACTCGATGGCGCGGTCCGTCTGTCCCTATTGTGCCGTCGGCTGCGGCCAGCGCGTCTTCGTCGAGGACGGCAAGGTCACCCAGATCGAGGGCGACCCGGACAGCCCCGTCTCGCGCGGCCGCCTCTGCCCCAAGGGCTCCGCCTCCAAGAGCCTGGTCACCAGCGACCGCCGGATCAGGACGGTGCTCTACCGCAGGCCCTACGGCACCGACTGGGAAGAGCTCGACCTTCCCACCGCGATGGAGATGATCGCCGACCGGGTGGTCAAGGTCCGCGAGGAGACCTGGGAGGACAAGGACGACGAGGGCCGGCCGCTCAACCGCACCCTGGGCATCTCGAGCCTGGGCGGCGCCACGCTCGACAACGAAGAGAACTACCTGATCAAGAAGCTCTTCACGGCGATGGGCGCGATCCAGATCGAGAACCAGGCCCGTATTTGACACTCCTCCACCGTCCCCGGTCTGGGGACCAGCTTCGGCCGTGGCGGGGCCACCGGGTTCCAGCAGGACCTGGCCAACGCTGACTGCATCGTCATCCAAGGGTCCAACATGGCCGAGGCGCACCCGGTCGGGTTCCAGTGGGTGATGGAGGCGAAGAAGCGCGGCGCGACGGTCATCCACGTCGACCCCCGGTTCACCCGGACCAGCGCGGTCGCCGACGAGTACGTCGCGCTGCGGGTCGGCTCCGACATCGCGTTCCTGGGCGGGGTGATCAACTACATCCTGCGCAACGACCTGGACTTCCGGGACTACGTGCTCGCCTACACCAACGCGGCCACCATCGTCAGCGAGGACTTCCAGGACACCGAGGACCTGGGCGGCCTGTTCTCCGGCTACAACGAGGAGACGGGCACCTACGACCCGGTCAGCTGGCAATACCAGGGCCACGAGGAGCAGTCGCCCGACGAGGGTGACACGCACGCCGCCCGGGAGACCGGCGCCGGCCTCGAGCAGGAGTCGCACGGCCCGCCCATCCCGAGCGAGACCCAGCGCGACGAGACCCTCCAGCACCCGCGCTGTGTCTACCAGATCCTCAAGCGCCACTACGCCCGTTACACCCCGGAGCTGGTCGAGCAGGTCTGCGGCGTGAGCCAGGACCAGTTCGCCAAGGTCTGCGAGGCGTGGACCCGCAACTCCGGCCGCGAGCGCACCACCGCGCTGGTCTACTCCGTCGGCTGGACCCAGCACAGCGTCGGCGTCCAATACATCCGCACCGGCGCCATCATCCAGCTCCTGCTGGGCAACATGGGCCGCCCCGGCGGCGGCATCATGGCCCTGCGCGGCCACGCCAGCATCCAGGGCTCCACCGACATCCCGACGCTGTTCAACCTGCTCCCCGGCTACCTGCCGATGCCGCACTTCCAGCAGCACCAGACCTTCGACCAGTGGGTCGACGCGATAAGGCATCCAGGACAGAAGGGCTTCTGGGCCAACGCCAGGTCGTACGCGGTCAGCATGCTCAAGGCCTACTACGGCGCGCACGCGACGGCCGACAACGACTGGGGCTACGGCTACCTGCCCCGCCTGACCGGCGACCACGGCACCTACCAGCAGGTGCTCAACATGATCGACGGGAAGGTGAAGGGCTACTTCCTGCTCGGCCAGAACCCGGCGGTCGGCTCGGCCCACGGGCGGGCGCAGCGGCTCGGCATGGCCAACCTCGACTGGCTCGTCGTCCGCGACCTCTACATGATCGAGAGCGCGACGTTCTGGAAGGACTCGCCCGAGATCGCGACCGGCGAGATCGTGCCGGAGGAGTGCCGCACCGAGGTCTTCTTCCTCCCGGCGGCGTCCCATGTGGAGAAGGAGGGCACGTTCACCCAGACCCAGCGCATGCTGCAGTGGCGCGAGAAGGCCCTCGACCCGCCGCAGGACTGCCGCTCGGAACTCTGGTTCTTCTACCACCTGGGCCGCCTGGTCCGCGAACGCCTCGCCACGTCCACACTGGAGCGTGACCGGGCGGTCCAACACCTCGCCTGGCATTACCCGACCGCGGGCGCGCACGACGAGCCCAGCGCGGAGGCGGTCCTCAAGGAGATCAACGGCTACGAGACCGCCACCGGCACGCCGGTGAACAACTTCACCGCCCTCAAGGACGACGGCTCCACCGCCTGTGGCTGCTGGATCTACAGTGGAGTGTTCGCCGACGGCGTCAACCAGGCCGCCCGCCGCAAGCCCGGCAGCGAGCAGAGCTGGGTCGCGCCCGAGTGGGGCTGGGCCTGGCCATCGAACCGCCGCATCCTCTACAACCGCGCCTCCGCCGACCCACAGGGCCGCCCGTGGAGCGACAAGAAGGCCTACGTCTGGTGGGACGCCGACAAGGGCGAGTGGACGGGTCACGACGTGCCCGACTTCGAGAAGACCAAGGACCCGTCCTACCGGCCGCCCCACGACGCATCCGGCGTGGCCGCGATCGCGGGCGACGACGCGTTCATCATGCAGGGCGACGGCAAGGGTTGGCTCTACGCGCCGAGCGGCCTCATCGACGGTCCGCTGCCGACCCATTACGAGCCCGCCGAGTCGCCGCTGCGCAACCCGCTCTACGCGCAGCAGGCCAACCCGACCCGCAAGGTCTACGACCGCCCCGACAACCAGCTCAACCCCGCCCCGCCGGAGCCGCACAGCGAGGTCTTCCCCTACGTCTTCACCACCAGCCGGCTCACCGAGCACCACACCGCCGGCGGGATGAGCCGGCAGCTGGCCTATCTCTCCGAGCTCCAGCCGGCGATGTTCGTCGAGGTCTCGCCGGACCTGGCCGAGGAGCGTGGGCTCGAGCACCTGGGCTGGGCCCACGTCGTCACCGGCCGGGCCGCCGTCGAGGCGCGGGTCATGGTGACCGCCCGGCTGCGCCCGCTGCGGCTCGACGGGCGCGTCATCCACCAGATCTGGCTGCCGTACCACTGGGGCGGTTCGGGTCTGGTCACCGGTGACTCGGCCAACGACCTGTTCGGCATCACCCTCGACCCCAACGTGCTGATCCAGGAGAGCAAGGTCGGCACCTGCGACATCCGCCCCGGCCGGCGCCCGACCGGGCCGGCGCTGCTCGACTACGTCGCCGACTACCTGCGTCGGGCGGGGCTGGACGCCTCGCACTACGCGCCACTGGAAACGCCCGGAGCGGGGGAGTGA
- a CDS encoding 4Fe-4S dicluster domain-containing protein yields MAGPNSFYGPIDPAPDAGYVDAPPRMGFFTDTSVCIGCKACEVACKEWNAVPDDGFDLLGMSYDNTGQLSANTWRHVAFVEQAPKSEASMDVLREAERTASTQFLGMPSTTLPGADGREDRDLRWLMMSNVCKHCTHAACLDVCPTGSLFRTEFGTVVVQEDICNGCGYCVSACPYGVIDRREGDGRAWKCTLCYDRIGEGMTPACAQACPTESIQYGELDELRDRAAKRVEVLHQRGVGEARLYGHDPADGVGGDGAFFLLLDEPEVYGLPPDPVVTTRDLPSMWKHAGVAALSMAAAAVVAFLGRRP; encoded by the coding sequence ATGGCCGGACCCAACAGCTTCTACGGCCCGATCGACCCGGCGCCCGACGCGGGCTACGTCGACGCGCCGCCGCGGATGGGCTTCTTCACCGACACCAGCGTCTGCATCGGCTGCAAGGCCTGCGAGGTGGCCTGCAAGGAGTGGAACGCCGTACCCGACGACGGCTTCGACCTGCTCGGCATGTCCTACGACAACACGGGCCAGCTGTCGGCCAACACCTGGCGGCACGTGGCGTTCGTCGAGCAGGCTCCGAAGAGCGAAGCGTCGATGGACGTGCTGCGCGAGGCGGAGCGGACGGCGTCGACACAGTTCCTCGGCATGCCGTCGACCACGCTGCCGGGCGCCGACGGCCGGGAGGACCGCGACCTGCGCTGGCTGATGATGTCGAACGTCTGCAAGCACTGCACGCACGCCGCCTGCCTCGACGTGTGCCCGACCGGTTCGTTGTTCCGCACCGAGTTCGGGACCGTTGTGGTGCAGGAGGACATCTGCAACGGCTGTGGCTACTGCGTCTCGGCGTGCCCCTACGGCGTGATCGACCGGCGCGAGGGCGACGGCCGGGCCTGGAAGTGCACGCTCTGCTACGACCGCATCGGCGAGGGCATGACCCCGGCCTGCGCCCAGGCCTGCCCGACCGAGTCGATCCAGTACGGCGAGCTGGACGAGCTGCGCGACCGGGCCGCCAAGCGGGTCGAGGTGCTGCACCAGCGGGGCGTCGGCGAGGCCCGCCTCTACGGCCACGACCCGGCCGACGGCGTCGGCGGCGACGGCGCCTTCTTCCTGCTCCTCGACGAGCCCGAGGTCTACGGCCTGCCGCCCGATCCGGTGGTCACCACGCGCGACCTGCCGAGCATGTGGAAGCATGCGGGCGTGGCAGCGTTGAGCATGGCGGCCGCGGCCGTCGTCGCGTTCCTGGGTCGCCGACCGTGA